A window of the Haloquadratum walsbyi C23 genome harbors these coding sequences:
- a CDS encoding DUF58 domain-containing protein, which translates to MFTLVCLVALSAGIMYGPRALDAVVIPGFIALFASIIDIWRVSEPSVERTLPSPAEPGTKAQISLKIKADRPVPVRAVDTIPSGLTGTPVIETVADGTSVEYELTRRDRGCHTIGPVTVRLRDRLGLFERVFMIDNTDSVTVFPQICSLTPVAANALRNTTSPTAGPKRGSFEGLREYTRGDALRDVHWKSSARHDDLFTRDFGSAADQDTQLDSLTVAVNIEQHSDTSIEFVDAAATAAASICIEALDQGAGVQLQTPTGNATAVAGSEDAILERLAEFSLPVNPLEDNIANADIHVTVRAESVIVYFGERTVDFGDLLSIHNLESQDGDTVSMIADREEQTLKRNYDDNITVSTDAHSDDSATEERYT; encoded by the coding sequence ATGTTCACACTTGTTTGTCTCGTTGCACTGAGTGCCGGCATTATGTATGGTCCGCGGGCACTCGATGCCGTTGTCATTCCTGGATTTATCGCATTATTCGCCTCGATTATTGATATATGGCGGGTTTCAGAACCATCCGTTGAGCGGACGCTCCCATCACCGGCAGAGCCCGGCACGAAAGCACAGATTAGCTTGAAAATTAAAGCTGACCGTCCAGTCCCGGTAAGAGCGGTAGATACCATTCCATCTGGTCTTACAGGAACACCGGTTATCGAAACAGTCGCAGATGGGACCAGTGTTGAGTATGAGTTGACCCGCCGCGACCGCGGGTGTCATACAATCGGTCCAGTTACTGTTCGACTTCGTGATCGATTAGGTCTTTTCGAGCGTGTCTTTATGATTGATAATACAGATTCAGTGACTGTTTTTCCGCAAATATGCTCACTCACGCCGGTAGCCGCTAATGCACTTCGTAACACCACTTCCCCGACAGCGGGACCCAAGCGAGGATCATTTGAGGGACTTCGAGAATACACCCGTGGAGATGCACTTCGCGATGTCCACTGGAAGTCTTCAGCACGGCATGACGACCTTTTTACCCGTGACTTCGGGAGTGCAGCGGATCAGGATACCCAACTTGACTCACTCACAGTTGCTGTTAACATTGAACAACATAGTGATACCTCAATTGAATTTGTTGATGCTGCGGCAACGGCAGCAGCGAGTATATGTATTGAGGCTCTTGATCAGGGAGCTGGCGTTCAGCTACAAACACCGACCGGGAACGCAACTGCTGTTGCTGGGAGTGAAGACGCAATTCTTGAACGCCTTGCAGAGTTCTCACTTCCAGTAAACCCACTTGAGGATAACATAGCGAATGCAGACATACATGTGACAGTACGTGCAGAATCAGTCATCGTCTACTTCGGCGAGCGAACTGTTGATTTTGGAGACTTACTTAGTATCCATAATCTCGAATCTCAAGATGGCGACACTGTGAGTATGATCGCTGATCGTGAAGAACAGACCCTGAAACGCAATTACGACGATAATATCACTGTTAGTACCGATGCACACTCAGATGACTCAGCAACAGAAGAGAGATATACATGA
- a CDS encoding AAA family ATPase: MTDTNANTDTDTSAETDTIDIDSRVSSTDRDPLAVDEVAALTTRIIDNVERVIVGHRNAAEDILITMLARGHLLLEDVPGVGKTMLARSIATSLECSFNRVQFTPDLLPPDVTGVNVFDQQQQVFEFQPGPVFANVVLGDEINRAPPKTQAALLEVMAEQQVTVDGETHPVPDPFTVIATQNDIEPTQTYDLPVAEVDRFTKQIQLGYPNEAEETELLGRVAGHHPIESLEAVATVEDVNRARETVAATTVSESVRSYVAQLAGYTRDNARLGVSPRGAIALVRVAQARAVFEGRDFVIPDDIHAEIHPTWSHRIQTADTVDSAHVVDNALDEVPIE, encoded by the coding sequence ATGACCGATACTAACGCTAACACCGACACAGACACAAGCGCGGAGACAGACACAATCGATATCGACTCACGAGTGTCTTCCACGGACCGTGACCCGCTTGCTGTTGATGAGGTTGCAGCATTAACAACACGCATTATTGACAATGTTGAGCGTGTTATCGTTGGTCATCGAAACGCTGCAGAGGATATTTTAATCACCATGCTCGCCCGTGGACATCTTCTGCTTGAAGATGTCCCGGGAGTCGGAAAGACAATGCTTGCGCGGTCAATTGCGACTTCACTCGAATGCTCATTTAACCGCGTTCAATTTACTCCTGACTTACTCCCACCGGATGTCACAGGTGTCAACGTCTTTGACCAGCAACAACAAGTATTTGAATTTCAACCCGGTCCGGTATTTGCAAATGTTGTCCTTGGCGATGAGATTAATCGTGCACCGCCAAAAACACAAGCAGCCCTGCTTGAAGTGATGGCTGAACAGCAGGTGACAGTTGATGGTGAAACACATCCTGTTCCAGATCCGTTTACTGTTATTGCAACGCAGAATGATATTGAACCAACACAGACATATGACCTTCCTGTAGCCGAGGTTGATCGATTTACAAAACAAATTCAGCTCGGCTATCCAAATGAGGCTGAAGAGACCGAATTATTAGGACGGGTTGCTGGACACCACCCGATAGAATCACTTGAGGCAGTTGCAACTGTTGAAGATGTCAATCGCGCAAGAGAGACAGTAGCTGCGACGACTGTAAGTGAATCCGTTCGCTCATATGTTGCTCAACTAGCAGGATACACCCGCGATAATGCTCGCTTGGGGGTGAGTCCGCGGGGGGCGATTGCGCTTGTTCGTGTTGCACAGGCTCGTGCTGTTTTCGAAGGTCGTGATTTTGTCATTCCAGATGATATACACGCTGAAATCCACCCAACATGGTCGCATCGAATTCAGACAGCTGACACGGTCGATAGCGCGCACGTTGTCGATAATGCGCTTGATGAAGTTCCAATTGAGTGA